GCTTGTACCATAACCGAAGTAATAGCTCCGTGAATATCGGTTTCGCAGGTGACCGGAATTTGTTCATCTGTCAAAATGGCATTAGCCAGACAAGGCATAATTCCCATAGCTTCCTGGAGGGAGGACCAGCATTGAATGGCGATGGCTGTACTTCCCGTTTCGATGGCGTAGGATTTCATGGCTACTTTAAGTGCAGCAATGCGTCTGATATCTTCTTCGGTGACTTCACTGTAGTCCAGCTTCTCTTTGATATAATCAATCGCTTCTGAAAGTTCAGCACTGCTCCCGGATGCAATTTTCTTTGAACGGAGTTGAATATCTACTAGTGTAATTGGATGAATCTCAATACCGAATCGCTCCAACAGCTCCCCTTCATTGCAGATCATAGTCCAAAAGGAAGCAGGACGAGGACCTATCTGGAGAATCCGTAAACTTTTGAACTGTCGTACTACATTGGCAGCCGAGATAAAATTGTTAAAGCCTCGTTCAAATACCGGATCGGCTACACGACTGTTTGTGATATAGGTAAAAGGGACATTAAAGCGGCGAAGCACCTTTCCGCTAGCGAACAATCCACACTGGGTGTCCCGTAATCTCATGCCGTCGGCCAACGGAGCCTCATCACGTGGACCCCACAATAGAACCGGCTTGCCAAGCGCCTTGCCCACACGGGCAACCGTATCCTCGGTACCAAAATTACAGTGGGGGAAGAAAACGGCGTCCACTTCCTCTTCCTTGAAAC
This window of the Paenibacillus polymyxa genome carries:
- a CDS encoding L-fucose/L-arabinose isomerase family protein is translated as MKKLKLGYAPTRRFTFSAEDAFRYKVAIRQQIESFGMNIDIVDLEGLNEEGLLYDDHINADLIIKRFKEEEVDAVFFPHCNFGTEDTVARVGKALGKPVLLWGPRDEAPLADGMRLRDTQCGLFASGKVLRRFNVPFTYITNSRVADPVFERGFNNFISAANVVRQFKSLRILQIGPRPASFWTMICNEGELLERFGIEIHPITLVDIQLRSKKIASGSSAELSEAIDYIKEKLDYSEVTEEDIRRIAALKVAMKSYAIETGSTAIAIQCWSSLQEAMGIMPCLANAILTDEQIPVTCETDIHGAITSVMVQAAAMNELPTFFADITVRHPENDNGELLFHCGNFPVSMSIENKPKLRKHFLFDDHAPGTHEGQIKGGGMTIARFDGDHGDYSIFLGKAKGIEGPYTRGSYVWVEVNDWPLWEEKLVKGPYVHHSVGIHANVIPALYEACNYLPGVTADPIDPTEQEIQHWLRGSDLAVTKSGILV